In the Ostrinia nubilalis chromosome 15, ilOstNubi1.1, whole genome shotgun sequence genome, one interval contains:
- the LOC135078437 gene encoding large ribosomal subunit protein mL41 — MSKISNLINFFSKRTISLSAPREGKRNFRKFIIPNKRGSRIHKKQQMGENPELPVDRRGVRETGYRLNGRFVNVPEMIPELIVPDLKNCDLKPYVSYRAADVIQSEFTAQQLFDAVYSKKIVTDYKEGKLDVEGNPLEPSKEEKLQPEEAVAAARRTGSDLL; from the coding sequence ATGTCCAAAATTTCTAATTTGATCAACTTCTTTTCTAAAAGAACTATCTCCTTGTCAGCACCTAGAGAAGGTAAGAGGAATTTTAGGAAATTTATAATTCCTAACAAAAGGGGTTCTCGTATACACAAAAAACAGCAAATGGGTGAAAATCCTGAACTGCCGGTGGACAGGAGAGGTGTGCGTGAGACAGGCTATAGGCTCAATGGTCGATTTGTGAATGTTCCCGAAATGATACCAGAATTGATTGTACCTGACCTGAAAAACTGTGACCTAAAGCCCTATGTCTCGTATAGAGCTGCTGATGTTATACAGAGTGAATTCACAGCACAACAGTTGTTCGACGCAGTCTATAGCAAAAAGATAGTCACTGATTACAAAGAAGGAAAGTTGGATGTAGAAGGAAACCCGTTAGAACCATCAAAAGAAGAAAAATTGCAACCGGAAGAGGCTGTGGCTGCTGCCAGAAGAACAGGCTCTGACTTACTTTGA